In Lolium rigidum isolate FL_2022 chromosome 7, APGP_CSIRO_Lrig_0.1, whole genome shotgun sequence, the DNA window acaatttTATCAATGACAGATAAAAGGATAAAGTTATTAACCTCGATCGAGAGGGAAAAAAaaggaggagaaagcttaagtgtggctcgagcacttcatatcatatttgtattgtgtgaactcaagtgaaaCATGCTTtgagccatttcatcaaacacctcttgtgcataagaagCGAAAGCCAACCAACATTCACCTCTTGTGTTTGGAAGGAAAAAAACTAAGTGTGGTTCACAACCTTGGGCAGGGCTGGGGTATATATAGAGATGGACATGTAGTCCCGGTTGGTGATAGCAACCAGGTCTAAAGGTGATCGCACCCGCCATagctcctttagtcccggttggtatcaccaactgggactaaaggtgtCGATCAAACCGGGACTAGAGGTTGCCATGCGTTGTAGCCGTTGGAACCGGGACTATTGCTAGCAATAGTCACGAATCAAATAGCGGCCGGGAATAGTGCTCTTTCCTGCTCCGAACGAAAGActcattttctactagtggggCGACGCAAATCAGACGTTAAAAGCGACGGTATGCGTCCGTTTATGTTAGCATGTGGATATAAAAATTATTACTTTACATCTGGGGTGCCCCCAGCAGCCtaacgcataattttttttaccTATTTTTTCCTTCTTCATTTAAACATAATAAATAGGAACATTAcaaaaactaatacatagtttgaaacatggttGAAATAGTGCAAAATGTGAAAACCTAACTAGTGGGTTGTGATGGGGTTCACCTTTCTTCGCtgtgaagaaagaacactcggacACCGAGTCACCAAACTAGAAAATCCAGCTGGCGACTGATGTGTCTAGTCTTCTTTGCATCTGCGGAAGAATATCAAAAAACCTACATTAGTGGCTTCAATTGGCCGGTGGCCAATCTTCACTGCAAAGAAAAATAGTCTGATAGTACTACTTTCGGTATCTTTGTCGGactcgtcggtgtggtagtgtcTATGGCAGGATGTTTCGTTGAACACCTTGAGAATCATCTCAATATCTccttcgtagaggaaggtgagcaagCAACCGTCCTCGAGGTTGTGGGCATGGGCGTAGGTACATCTTGCCTACCCGTCAAACAATACCTCGACAGACCACCAGCAAAAGCCATAGCTGGCCTCCTGTAGATGCAACTAGGCCGGCTCGCCACCGTCAACGAACTCGGCAACCTTGTCCGGGAGTCGCTTGATGCCGAGGGGTTCTCGTCGATGCGGACGAGTAACTCAAAGCACCTCGCCTCCTGTGAAGAAGACAACGGCGCAGGCGACAACGAGCGTGGGGTTGTTGCTGCTCCAACATGGCGGcacgggccgcggcctcgaccgcctcgcggcACCTGGACACGCCATGGATTTACTCGCGGGTGTTGTGAGAGAGGAGGTGggggcggcgctacggtggaggctaGGGTTGTGAGGAGGGGATGAGGCAGCACAGTGCACACCCCTTTTTATAAGGCAGAGGCAGCCGATCGGGTGGCACGCTTGGCAATGTCATTGATTTCATTGGCTGACGTATCTCCATTAACATGGTGCAGGCTGCCGAAACGATATCGTCTTGCCAGTATTGACATGTCACTGAGAAGACGCATCACTAGCAGGCAGGTCCATAGGAGAAGCGAGCAGTCACAAGATGCAACCACGCCGCATCCGTGCAGACGTATTTGAGACGCAAATCTGGACCGTGTTTGTATCTCAGTTGACGGATCACTATGCTTGTCTCGCATCTTCTACCTTTCTCATCTACCACATTTCGCTCTTGCATTTATATTATCCAGAAACGAAGATCACAAGGTAACCCGGCTACTAAAACCGAGTCGTCtccccccgcgtcgccctcctctggcgaccgagggggaaccctagccaccgccgccCCTAGGTCCCCTCCCCCTCGCTCccctgcctcgccgccgccggaggggggccggcaaagccgcgcgctccccggggaaggtggcggcgggcggTTTTCTTCCCTCCCGCGTCCCTGGTGAGAGGGAGCTCatcgggcgcggcgacggcggcgggcgcaGCGACGGCGttgggcgcggcgacggcggcgggcgcggtggcGAAGGGCGACGGGCGCGGCCGGCTGCGGGGGCGCTTGGTGGCCGTGCGGAATCGGCTGGCCTTCCGGGCCCGATCTTGGCTGcgatgggcggcgcggcggcgtggtGCTGGGCTGTGCGACGGCTGGGCTGGCAGCATGGGCGGTGGACCCAGCcggaggccatggcggcggtgctgGTTCTGGTGGCTGCGGCGATgggcgggcccgatctgggcctgtcGGGCTAGTTTGGCTGTGCGGTGGCGGCTTTGGTTGGTGCGGGGTGTTCACGTCTGCGGACTTCGGCGGTCGTCCTCGAGCCCCGTGTCGGTGttgtcggcgtcccctctatgtggcgttccggcggcgcccacggtgatCTTCGGCGGTTCTCCGTTGGCTTCGGGCTGTGCTGCCCTCTGCGCGTCGGCGACTACGGCTTAGCGGTTGGAGATGGTGGTtttgtgccggtccttgttggcgggcgggcgcgaggtcttggaattcttcgctgggcgaaagctctgtcttggcggccggccaggaccgacgacggtgacgcctgtgggcgccacattcttcttgaaggcgtcgtcgaagcgggtgtttcttgttctccactcgggttctccgggggaaaccctagatccctcgcgggatcgggcgtgggcggcgctcttgcGTCGTTTTGCCTCTTGAggcctcgctttggatgtccaccgAACAAAGGgacttgtggagtgttttggtggttttttggcggaggcgggttcgtcttcggccaggcggggcgcggcctcggggccggtgtggtagttggagcggtggctccggtctttcgcctccgcctcgttgcgttgaggtgtggtgtcgacctggttggtcgtcgacccgtgtggagcgcagcctcggggctggcgtgtggtgtcgtgttgtacggttttcggcctgttttcctcataaacgggccaactcttttctcctatatcaatgaaaggcaaagcttttgcctcgtttcaaaaaaaaaatgcttgTCTCGCAAACGAACACGTATTAGGCCGTTGCATATGCCCTAAGAATAAAGAAGGCTCTAACTCATTTGTTCAGCCAGTGAAATCCCCATGTCAATCTTCAGTTCGTTCGTTTGCGTCTGGACGGAGGAACGAAGCATGCCCACGTGCTTGTCATGTCGACCTCTGGAGCGCAGACTGGCAGACACAGttcgttgtcatcaaacacatcaATGAACAGAGCAGCACAACTGTAAAAGAAGAAACCAAACAGAGCAGCTCCACTCCCACCGCATCCGGCCTCCCACAAAGCAAGCACCTCACGCCGTCACGAGCCGCACTGCAACCAATGGGTGCCGTCTCGGCAGCGGTGGACTGCGTAGTTGCTCTGTTCTCGCTGATCATGGCGGTCGCCGCGCCGTTGTTCGACTCGCAGATcgtcctcccgcgccgcctctaccCAGCGCCGCTCGTGAACTTCCACAGGTGGTTCATCGCCGAGTTCGACGACTACCTCGTCGCCGACCCGCCAGCTTTCTTCATCGGCCTCGTCTGGCTCGACCTGGTCTTCCTCTGGCCAGTCTGCGTTGCCAATCTCTACGGCATCCTTGCGCGCCGCCGCTGGACGGCCACCACCTCCCTCATGGCCGGGGTCTACATGATCACCTACTTGGTACACATCTTTGCGTTTGCGCTTGCTTCTTGTTTCAATATCCGTAGGAAGTGCTATTCCTTTCCTCGTTGACCAAACAAGAAACAGTTTAGCACACATCTTTTTTAAGCTCTCATAATATCATCTTGATTGGTGGTGGAAATTAGTTGCCCTTTGTTGGGGGTGGTGCGTTTAAATTTCTTGCTGTTTAGACGAATCCCGATCCCTAATTGGATGCGGGTAAGGGTGTTATTATGAAGAAAAACAATAGACTGAATAGAATTAGAACCCAATTACAAAAATAACTCGAGGGTGAGGTGTCACACAATGCCTGAAATTTTACCAAAGAAGTAGTAATCAAATCTCTAGTCTCAAGTAATATTACCTCTTCTCCCCTTACCCGCATCTGAGTGCGAAGCTTGCTAAGTGAGTTTTTCAGTATCAACTTCAGTGACAGGTGCGCTGACAGCTTCCTGGACCATGGGACTCGCTGAGACTGAGAGATATTAGAttagaggaaggagaggatctgaTCACTTGGAAAGTATCCTCTACAGACACATATATACACCGCAAAATCCGCATACGAAGCCTTCTTCACAGGGAGAACAATGGCGCTGGCAGCAACTGAGCTGTGGAAGGCGGGGGCACCGCTAATGCACAAGCTCCATTTGTGGTTCGCCATGCAAAATCGGCTGTGGACGGCAGACAGGCTAGAAAGAAGGGGTTTGGAGCACCTGGATTGCTGCGTGCTCTGTTGCCAAGAGCCTGAGCGGCCAATCACATTACACTACAATGTTCTTTCGCTAGGCAGATTTGGTTCCAGATGCTCCTGCGGTATAGGCTGCACCGTTTCATGCCAGGGGCAACTGACGAAATTGCAGTATGGTGGTCCAACTTGGCAGACGCCGTGCCGAGAAAACACCACAAGGAACTGAATGCTCTGGTTATTCTGGTGGCGAGATGCTTGTGGCTTGAACGGAGCAAcagggttttttgacaaattCGCGACGATGCCGACAGAGATTTGTTGGAAAATCAATGAAGAATTCAAGTTGTAGAAGAAGGCTGGGTTATGTGGAGTGTTAGGAGAGATTGAGTAGTCTGTTGTGTACGTGACGAGTTTTTAGCTCATTCTATCCCTTCCCCTCTCTCCATAGTGAACAGTAGCTGAGAGCGTCTTCCTCTTCTCCGGGCCGAACCGAGGTCGATCTCGGCGGCATGCCGCTTGGGATGGACTAAGGCGAGGTGCCGGTCTTAGTTTAGGTTATATTAGTATCAGATCTTCGTGTT includes these proteins:
- the LOC124678129 gene encoding sigma intracellular receptor 2-like, translated to MGAVSAAVDCVVALFSLIMAVAAPLFDSQIVLPRRLYPAPLVNFHRWFIAEFDDYLVADPPAFFIGLVWLDLVFLWPVCVANLYGILARRRWTATTSLMAGVYMITYLCAILGEMLSSGKATPRLLQLYVPFAVFAVTAVLRGLCSCSAPLAVAMSLAPSAQKKMV